One segment of Marinobacter sediminum DNA contains the following:
- a CDS encoding RidA family protein yields MTIERISTNSRMSRIVKHNGTAYLCGQVAKDKNGDIHAQVTGMLEKVDELLESIGSDRSKILSATIYLSDMADFKALNDIWDNWVPEGEAPARACVQAQMASPELLVEISVIAATS; encoded by the coding sequence ATGACTATAGAACGCATTTCCACGAACAGCCGTATGAGCCGGATCGTAAAGCACAATGGCACGGCTTACCTGTGTGGCCAGGTTGCCAAGGACAAGAACGGCGACATTCATGCCCAGGTAACCGGGATGCTGGAGAAAGTCGACGAGCTTCTGGAGAGTATTGGCTCAGACCGGAGCAAGATCCTGTCGGCGACGATTTATCTCTCAGATATGGCGGATTTCAAGGCCTTGAACGATATCTGGGACAACTGGGTGCCTGAAGGGGAAGCTCCGGCACGGGCCTGTGTGCAGGCCCAGATGGCGTCCCCCGAGTTGTTGGTGGAGATCTCAGTCATTGCCGCCACATCATGA
- a CDS encoding aspartate aminotransferase family protein, with amino-acid sequence MNGEHVNRALFNDVMVPNYNPQPIVPVRGKGSRLWDQEGNEYIDVTGGIAVNVLGHCHPALTAALEKQAGNLWHLSNVFTNEPALNLASKLVDMTFADRVFFCNSGAEANEAAFKLARKYAFDTYGEDKNEIISFRQSFHGRTLFTVSVGGQLKYRQGFQPVPEGISHLEYNDLQALKDAISDKTCAVVMEPIQGEGGVIPAAPDFVKGVRQLCDEHNALLVFDEVQTGVGRTGKLYAYMDTEVTPDILTSAKALGGGFPIGAMLTTEKAAQSFGIGSHGSTYGGNPLGCAVASAVIDEVSRPEILEGVARKRAIFEEGLEQINARHGIFREVRGKGLLIGAELIDEWHGKAGEFLAAAREQGVLILVAGPNVLRMAPALNIPDEDIREAMQKLQAAVETKLANMDRA; translated from the coding sequence ATGAACGGAGAACACGTAAACAGAGCCTTGTTCAATGACGTCATGGTTCCTAACTACAACCCTCAGCCAATAGTTCCGGTTCGCGGAAAGGGCAGCCGGTTGTGGGACCAGGAAGGCAACGAGTATATCGACGTTACTGGCGGGATCGCAGTGAACGTGCTTGGACACTGCCATCCGGCATTGACAGCGGCTCTTGAAAAGCAGGCCGGCAATCTTTGGCACTTGAGTAATGTATTTACCAACGAGCCGGCATTGAATCTGGCCAGCAAGCTGGTGGATATGACGTTTGCGGACCGGGTCTTCTTTTGCAACTCCGGTGCCGAGGCCAACGAAGCGGCCTTCAAGCTCGCTCGCAAGTATGCGTTCGACACTTATGGCGAAGACAAGAATGAGATTATTTCTTTCCGCCAGTCCTTCCACGGACGCACGCTGTTTACCGTATCCGTGGGTGGCCAGCTTAAGTACCGTCAGGGCTTCCAGCCGGTGCCGGAAGGCATTTCCCACCTGGAATATAACGATCTTCAGGCCCTGAAAGACGCCATTTCCGACAAGACCTGTGCCGTGGTTATGGAGCCGATCCAGGGCGAGGGCGGGGTTATCCCGGCAGCCCCGGACTTTGTCAAAGGCGTGAGGCAGCTGTGTGACGAGCACAACGCACTTCTGGTCTTTGATGAGGTCCAGACCGGTGTTGGCCGGACCGGCAAGCTTTACGCCTACATGGATACCGAAGTCACCCCGGATATTCTCACGTCAGCCAAGGCCCTGGGTGGCGGATTCCCGATTGGCGCGATGCTGACCACAGAAAAAGCAGCTCAAAGCTTCGGCATTGGCTCCCACGGCAGTACCTATGGCGGTAATCCGCTGGGTTGTGCGGTTGCCAGTGCCGTCATTGACGAGGTAAGCCGTCCGGAAATCCTGGAGGGTGTTGCCAGAAAGCGGGCGATCTTTGAAGAAGGGCTTGAGCAGATCAATGCCCGGCATGGCATTTTTCGAGAGGTTCGGGGCAAGGGTCTGCTGATCGGTGCCGAGCTGATTGACGAATGGCACGGCAAGGCCGGTGAGTTTTTGGCGGCCGCCAGAGAGCAGGGCGTGCTGATCTTGGTGGCCGGGCCCAACGTGCTTCGCATGGCACCGGCTCTGAACATTCCGGATGAGGACATCCGTGAGGCTATGCAGAAGCTCCAGGCCGCGGTCGAGACCAAGCTTGCCAACATGGATCGGGCCTAA
- a CDS encoding YdcH family protein: protein MSLEKHDLLHELPESKEAIHLLKTNSNHFAKLFDEYHELDHEIHRIETGAENTADEYLETQKKQRLSLKDQLYTMIREYEASTAS, encoded by the coding sequence ATGTCCCTCGAAAAACACGACCTGCTACACGAACTGCCTGAGTCAAAAGAAGCGATCCACCTGCTGAAAACCAACAGCAATCACTTTGCGAAGCTGTTTGATGAATACCATGAGCTGGATCATGAGATTCACAGGATTGAAACGGGTGCTGAAAATACGGCCGATGAGTATCTGGAAACCCAGAAAAAGCAGCGCCTCAGTCTGAAAGACCAGCTGTACACAATGATTCGTGAGTATGAGGCGTCGACCGCTAGCTGA
- a CDS encoding methyl-accepting chemotaxis protein produces the protein MRLNNPVTQRQVEVGTTANILSTTNPKGQISHINDEFVEISGFSREELIGQPHNIIRHPDMPRAAFHEMWSRLKDGKTWMGAVKNRCKSGDHYWVQAYAIPILDARGDIVELQSIRSRLSSEAQQRAEKLYEKLRKAEPDKGELADSKPVMNATFSVQLVSLIFMLLVAQGILGAVINEGWLAVLVSGGIALLGAGLVYAKMAGFRRCVRNARRVIDDPVAQHIFTGRKDEIGSIEMAISQQSAELDAVVKRLSDVIDSLGKGARSSSDHSGKAQAAVREQSGETAAIASASEEMSSTSREVASNAVNMSDGVRKTHERLGRGKDLTNSTRESMTSLVGELQGASTAVNQLADASREVAAAVDVIGEITEQTNLLALNASIEAARAGEAGRGFAVVADEVRQLALRTRGSTEQIDALVGRFEETVKGATGAMSRCQNFAQTTEANANESAATLDEILAYTDGISQLCDSTAAAAEEQEAAAGEISQKIVTISDLGEDAVGTVDNAQLAIAELQDQVDAVGGLVSRLRERNLSMAS, from the coding sequence ATGAGACTGAACAACCCCGTAACACAGCGCCAGGTGGAGGTTGGTACCACGGCAAATATTCTTTCAACCACCAACCCCAAGGGCCAGATCAGCCACATCAACGATGAGTTCGTCGAGATCAGCGGATTTTCCCGGGAAGAGCTGATCGGGCAACCCCATAACATTATTCGTCACCCGGATATGCCCCGGGCCGCTTTCCATGAAATGTGGTCGCGTCTCAAAGACGGAAAGACATGGATGGGTGCGGTCAAGAATCGCTGCAAGAGCGGCGATCATTACTGGGTTCAGGCATACGCTATTCCCATATTGGATGCCAGAGGCGACATTGTTGAATTGCAGTCAATTCGCTCAAGGCTGAGCAGTGAGGCTCAGCAGCGGGCAGAGAAACTGTACGAAAAGCTCCGGAAAGCCGAACCGGATAAAGGGGAGCTTGCGGACAGCAAGCCTGTTATGAACGCCACCTTCTCCGTTCAGTTGGTCAGCCTAATTTTCATGCTGCTGGTTGCGCAGGGAATACTGGGAGCAGTTATTAACGAGGGCTGGCTGGCAGTTTTGGTCTCCGGTGGCATTGCGCTTTTGGGTGCGGGATTGGTGTACGCAAAAATGGCAGGCTTTCGCCGGTGTGTTCGCAATGCCCGTCGTGTGATCGATGACCCGGTCGCACAACACATTTTTACTGGCCGTAAGGATGAAATCGGGAGTATTGAAATGGCCATCTCTCAGCAGTCGGCAGAGCTGGATGCAGTAGTTAAACGCCTGAGTGATGTGATCGATAGCCTGGGAAAAGGTGCCCGATCAAGTTCCGATCACAGTGGCAAGGCCCAGGCCGCAGTTCGGGAGCAGTCTGGCGAAACGGCGGCAATTGCTTCGGCAAGCGAGGAGATGTCGTCAACATCACGGGAAGTGGCCTCCAACGCAGTCAATATGTCGGACGGCGTGCGTAAGACCCATGAACGTCTGGGGAGAGGCAAGGACCTGACCAACAGCACGCGTGAGAGCATGACATCCTTGGTCGGAGAGCTTCAGGGCGCCTCCACTGCAGTCAACCAGTTGGCTGATGCGAGCAGAGAGGTGGCGGCAGCCGTTGACGTAATTGGTGAGATCACAGAACAGACCAACTTACTTGCCTTGAATGCATCCATTGAAGCCGCCCGTGCTGGCGAGGCAGGGCGGGGATTTGCGGTGGTTGCCGATGAGGTGCGTCAGCTCGCACTGAGAACCCGTGGTTCTACAGAGCAAATTGATGCGCTGGTGGGGCGCTTTGAAGAAACCGTCAAGGGCGCTACCGGTGCCATGTCGCGATGCCAGAACTTTGCCCAGACGACGGAAGCCAATGCCAACGAATCTGCTGCCACTCTGGATGAAATTCTGGCGTATACCGATGGGATTAGTCAGCTATGTGACAGCACGGCTGCTGCGGCTGAAGAACAGGAAGCTGCTGCGGGCGAAATTTCACAGAAAATTGTGACCATCAGTGATTTGGGCGAGGACGCTGTGGGCACCGTCGATAATGCTCAGCTCGCAATCGCTGAGCTTCAGGATCAGGTGGATGCCGTAGGAGGCCTGGTGAGCCGGTTACGTGAGCGAAATCTTAGCATGGCATCGTAA
- the greB gene encoding transcription elongation factor GreB → MKTNLITREGFNKLQEELDFLWRKERPEVTKKVNWAASLGDRSENADYQYNKKRLREIDRRVRYLRKRLEEVRVVDYAPVQEGKVFFGAWVALVDDDDETLTFRIVGPDEIYERKDYVSIDAPIARASLKKEPGDEVYVKTPVSEKTWYIESVRYETA, encoded by the coding sequence ATGAAAACCAATCTTATTACCCGGGAAGGCTTTAACAAACTTCAGGAAGAGCTCGACTTTCTCTGGCGCAAAGAGCGCCCTGAGGTAACGAAAAAGGTTAACTGGGCAGCAAGCCTTGGCGATCGCTCTGAGAACGCGGACTACCAGTACAACAAGAAGCGGCTGCGTGAAATAGATCGAAGAGTACGGTATCTGAGAAAGCGTCTCGAGGAAGTTCGCGTGGTTGACTACGCGCCTGTGCAGGAAGGTAAAGTCTTCTTTGGCGCTTGGGTGGCGCTGGTGGACGATGACGACGAGACACTGACGTTTCGAATCGTCGGACCAGACGAAATTTACGAACGGAAGGATTACGTTTCGATCGATGCCCCCATTGCCCGGGCCAGTCTCAAGAAAGAACCCGGTGATGAAGTCTATGTGAAGACGCCGGTCAGTGAGAAAACCTGGTACATCGAATCGGTGCGGTATGAGACAGCCTGA
- the astA gene encoding arginine N-succinyltransferase, with protein sequence MMVVRPIGAADHEALRELARKTGKGFTSLQDDDKQVARKMEAALEAWKDGPVPEEAFYLFVMEDTDSGKVEGICAIESAVGISEPWYNYHLGRLLHASRELDVCNLVNTLTLSNDHTGYSELCTLFLAPEARQGKNGSLLSKSRFLFMAEFPQRFNENMLAEMRGYADENGVSPFWEGLGRHFFSLEFDQADKLSAMDKVFIAELMPKNPIYTNLLPQSAQEVMGLTHPATTPARKLLEAEGLRYTGYIDIFDAGPTLVARMDDIRAINQSHHAEVHVAQQEPEGDLYLISNTDFLNFRCCVSPVDALGNQGVGLSQEVIEALQINEGGTVRLVPLSARRR encoded by the coding sequence ATGATGGTAGTTCGCCCTATTGGCGCAGCTGATCATGAGGCCTTGCGTGAACTGGCCCGTAAAACCGGCAAGGGCTTCACCTCCCTGCAGGATGATGACAAACAGGTTGCCCGGAAGATGGAGGCTGCCCTGGAAGCATGGAAGGATGGGCCTGTTCCCGAGGAAGCATTTTACCTCTTCGTTATGGAGGACACGGATTCCGGAAAGGTCGAGGGCATATGTGCAATCGAGTCGGCTGTGGGCATCAGTGAGCCCTGGTACAACTATCACCTGGGCAGACTTCTGCATGCGTCTCGGGAGCTTGATGTATGCAATCTGGTTAATACTCTGACTCTTAGTAACGACCACACGGGCTATTCGGAATTGTGCACCCTGTTTCTTGCACCCGAAGCGCGTCAAGGTAAGAACGGGTCGCTGCTGTCCAAATCCCGTTTCCTGTTCATGGCAGAGTTCCCCCAGCGCTTTAACGAAAATATGTTGGCGGAGATGCGGGGCTACGCTGATGAAAATGGTGTATCACCCTTCTGGGAAGGACTCGGTCGGCATTTTTTCTCGCTTGAGTTTGATCAGGCAGACAAGCTGTCTGCCATGGACAAGGTGTTCATTGCCGAGCTGATGCCCAAGAACCCGATTTACACCAACCTCTTGCCGCAGAGTGCGCAGGAAGTTATGGGGTTGACCCATCCGGCAACCACGCCGGCCCGGAAACTTCTTGAGGCCGAGGGGCTGAGGTATACGGGCTACATCGATATTTTTGACGCCGGCCCCACTCTGGTGGCCCGCATGGACGATATCCGCGCCATTAATCAGAGCCACCATGCCGAGGTTCATGTTGCTCAACAGGAACCTGAGGGTGACCTGTACCTGATCAGCAATACCGACTTCCTGAACTTCCGTTGCTGCGTGTCTCCCGTAGATGCGCTGGGCAATCAGGGAGTGGGGCTGTCGCAGGAGGTGATCGAGGCACTTCAAATTAACGAGGGCGGCACGGTCAGGCTTGTCCCGCTCTCAGCAAGAAGGAGATAA
- a CDS encoding site-specific integrase: MDITQALEQSQPGLVGRVKEAIRKHHLNQRAEQTYLHWITRFVLFNELKDPETLASEDRQQFLTYLSDRIRVSRARLNQASQALTFFYEDVLGKTTLSGPAAA; the protein is encoded by the coding sequence ATGGACATCACCCAAGCGCTGGAACAATCCCAGCCCGGCCTTGTGGGCCGCGTCAAGGAAGCCATCCGCAAACATCACCTGAACCAGCGTGCCGAGCAAACCTACCTGCACTGGATTACCCGTTTCGTGCTTTTTAATGAGCTGAAAGATCCAGAAACGCTGGCAAGCGAAGATCGTCAACAGTTCCTCACCTATCTGAGCGACCGTATCCGAGTGTCCCGGGCACGCCTGAATCAGGCCAGTCAGGCGTTGACGTTTTTCTATGAAGACGTATTGGGGAAAACGACCCTGAGCGGCCCTGCCGCGGCCTGA
- a CDS encoding acyl-CoA-binding protein: MSDLKAKFEEAVNYIQNAEGDFKPSNELKLEFYALYKQATEGDVSGKRPGMMDFVGRAKYDAWEKAKGLSSDDAMQQYIDKLESLK, translated from the coding sequence ATGAGTGACCTGAAGGCCAAATTCGAAGAAGCCGTAAACTACATCCAGAACGCCGAAGGTGATTTCAAACCGTCCAATGAGCTGAAACTGGAATTTTACGCGCTTTATAAACAAGCCACGGAAGGCGATGTTTCCGGCAAACGTCCGGGCATGATGGATTTTGTCGGCCGCGCCAAGTATGACGCCTGGGAAAAGGCCAAAGGCCTGTCCAGTGACGATGCCATGCAGCAGTATATCGACAAGCTGGAATCCCTGAAGTAA
- a CDS encoding bifunctional diguanylate cyclase/phosphodiesterase — protein MSGLLQIFAGDLDHEKLSRLLAMLPQLVPGFRVIGASTSGEICEGQVSQNQILLSFSAFNDTRVELVYSPDLTYLAGEQLGEEYHDTDVRLAVAFGNGLVANPEEFIKGFTGAAPDVCLAGGNAADNNRFVQTFVIIDDRIHFSGIVLAILRSNVLQVHNSYVLDWTPIGTQMEVTRAAGNILYKLNHRPAIEVYKYYLGDEVARDIPRTLMEFPLIKVAEGQLIARSPVGKTEDGGLIFAGSFEEGELVQFGVADVGTITNSVKRTLEAFSGRHPIEGIYTYSCTARRSFLQSLIKAEVGAIGAMGHNAGFFTYGEYFHSSQASHLLNITTTLVTLSEHNDVQRNVTSNQETTIPQVSTLRSLTHLSNTTAQELNLSMQFLEQYKHALDKTAIVTKTDATGRITYVNRLFESISGYSAEEVIGKSHSILRHPDMPSSVFTDLWHTILRKEVWQGTIKNRKKNAGYYYVDTTIVPITDQNGDILEFISIRNDITEIIVNQELLTQQRTDKLTGLPSRARLIEDLTKRQPDQLALMDVRNFKSFNDYYGIAIGDRILIELAAELERSCHDQGIMIYRLYGANFALMPASDIESSEFKVLLEGLAQELQANPISLNNEHFDIEFFFGVGRGSKNLLTFAETALQRAKLENAMNSVFELSDQDFDHTENFYWLNEIKEALKDGRIVSHYQPIVSVSGDSDSAKYESLLRMIGRDGEVISPFRFLGLAKKSKYYPEITQKVIVDAFALASSRKLTVSVNLSAEDIENTSTSEFILYQLTKHGGSNLIFEITETESIQDYSRVKQFVESIRSFNARIAIDDFGSGYSNFSYLIELQPEYVKIDGSIISRILSDEKSRLITESIVDIAHKIGAEVIAEFVSSEDIAQVLRAINVDFFQGFHFGKPRPMADQQI, from the coding sequence ATGAGTGGGTTGCTTCAGATTTTTGCTGGAGATCTGGACCACGAAAAGCTAAGTCGCCTGCTGGCTATGCTGCCGCAATTGGTTCCGGGCTTCCGCGTTATAGGCGCTTCCACCAGCGGTGAGATCTGTGAAGGGCAAGTAAGTCAGAACCAGATTCTGCTCAGCTTTTCAGCGTTCAATGATACCCGGGTCGAGCTGGTGTATTCCCCTGACTTAACCTATCTGGCCGGTGAGCAACTTGGTGAGGAGTATCACGATACTGACGTTCGGCTAGCCGTTGCTTTTGGAAACGGACTCGTCGCCAACCCTGAAGAATTTATCAAGGGGTTTACGGGAGCCGCACCGGATGTCTGCCTTGCTGGTGGCAATGCCGCAGACAATAACCGGTTTGTGCAAACCTTCGTGATCATCGATGACCGCATCCATTTTTCCGGGATAGTGCTGGCTATACTGAGGAGCAACGTTCTTCAGGTTCACAACAGCTATGTTTTGGACTGGACCCCCATTGGCACTCAGATGGAGGTCACCCGCGCGGCTGGCAATATTCTCTATAAGCTCAATCACAGGCCGGCTATAGAGGTTTACAAATACTACCTTGGGGACGAAGTGGCCCGGGATATCCCTCGGACGCTGATGGAATTCCCGTTGATCAAAGTGGCAGAGGGGCAACTGATCGCACGCTCTCCGGTAGGTAAGACTGAAGACGGTGGGCTGATCTTCGCCGGCAGCTTTGAGGAAGGCGAACTCGTTCAGTTTGGGGTGGCCGACGTGGGCACCATAACCAATAGCGTTAAGCGCACTCTTGAAGCGTTTTCGGGCAGACACCCGATTGAGGGGATTTACACTTATTCATGCACCGCACGCAGGTCTTTCCTGCAATCTCTTATCAAGGCCGAGGTTGGTGCGATTGGCGCCATGGGGCACAATGCCGGATTCTTCACTTATGGTGAATATTTCCACTCGTCCCAGGCAAGTCATCTGCTGAACATCACCACGACGTTGGTAACGCTTTCCGAACATAATGACGTCCAGCGCAATGTCACCAGCAACCAGGAAACCACGATTCCCCAAGTTTCCACGCTGCGCTCTCTGACCCACCTTTCCAACACCACTGCGCAGGAATTAAATCTGTCCATGCAGTTTCTGGAGCAATACAAACATGCTCTGGATAAGACCGCGATCGTAACCAAGACCGATGCGACGGGCAGAATCACGTACGTGAATCGCCTGTTTGAGTCCATTAGCGGGTATTCCGCCGAGGAAGTTATCGGCAAAAGTCACAGTATTCTCCGTCATCCGGACATGCCGTCCAGCGTTTTCACGGACTTGTGGCACACGATTCTCAGAAAGGAGGTTTGGCAGGGTACGATCAAAAATCGGAAGAAAAATGCCGGTTATTATTATGTGGACACGACCATTGTTCCGATCACTGACCAGAATGGCGATATTCTGGAGTTCATCAGTATCCGCAACGACATTACCGAAATCATCGTCAACCAGGAACTGCTGACACAACAACGAACAGACAAGCTCACGGGCCTGCCCAGTCGCGCCCGGCTTATCGAAGATCTCACCAAGAGACAGCCTGATCAGCTGGCGCTAATGGACGTACGGAACTTCAAGTCCTTTAACGATTATTATGGTATCGCGATTGGCGATCGCATTCTCATTGAACTGGCGGCAGAGCTTGAACGGAGTTGCCATGATCAGGGCATCATGATCTATCGGCTTTACGGGGCGAACTTCGCCTTGATGCCAGCCAGTGATATCGAGTCCAGCGAGTTCAAAGTGTTACTGGAAGGCCTGGCACAAGAGCTTCAGGCGAACCCGATCTCCCTGAACAACGAACATTTCGATATAGAGTTCTTCTTTGGCGTGGGGCGGGGATCAAAAAATCTGCTGACCTTCGCTGAAACGGCATTGCAGAGAGCCAAACTCGAAAATGCGATGAACAGTGTTTTTGAGCTCAGCGATCAGGATTTCGACCATACCGAAAATTTTTATTGGCTCAATGAGATAAAGGAAGCACTCAAGGACGGTCGGATCGTCAGCCACTACCAGCCCATCGTGAGTGTGTCCGGGGACTCGGATTCGGCCAAATATGAGTCCCTGCTGCGGATGATCGGCAGGGATGGTGAGGTTATTTCCCCCTTCCGTTTTCTCGGACTGGCAAAAAAATCAAAGTATTACCCCGAGATTACGCAAAAGGTCATTGTCGATGCCTTTGCCCTGGCATCATCCCGGAAGCTCACCGTCAGCGTGAATCTGTCTGCGGAAGACATCGAAAACACCAGCACGTCTGAGTTCATCCTCTATCAGCTGACCAAGCATGGCGGTTCCAACCTGATCTTTGAAATTACTGAAACTGAATCTATCCAGGATTATTCCAGGGTAAAACAGTTTGTCGAATCGATTCGCAGCTTTAACGCACGGATTGCCATCGATGACTTTGGCAGTGGCTACTCAAATTTCTCATATCTTATTGAATTGCAGCCAGAATACGTAAAGATTGATGGCTCGATAATCTCCAGGATTCTCTCCGATGAAAAAAGCCGATTGATCACAGAAAGCATTGTGGACATTGCCCACAAGATAGGCGCAGAAGTCATCGCAGAGTTTGTCAGCAGTGAAGACATAGCGCAGGTGCTCCGAGCTATAAATGTGGACTTCTTCCAGGGGTTTCACTTTGGCAAACCGCGTCCTATGGCAGACCAACAAATATAA
- the astD gene encoding succinylglutamate-semialdehyde dehydrogenase, with amino-acid sequence MTSSVMIDGEWQAGKGSPLVSLNPATGEVVWDGQAADEAQVEAAVFSAAKASVSWAMTDLDDRVAIARRYAELLAENKENLATCIALETGKPLWEARTEAGAMIGKIEISVTAYNERTGQRSNEMAGGHAVLRHKPHGVVAVFGPYNFPGHLPNGHIVPALIAGNTVVFKPSELTPSVAEEMVRMWLEAGLPKGVLNLLQGEKETGIALANNPALDGLFFTGSSNTGHVLHRQFAGHPGKILALEMGGNNPLILDEVEDMQAAVHETIQSAFITSGQRCTCARRLMVPEGKWGDLFLEALEASVKAIQVGGAFDEPAPFMGSVISETAADGVIAAQEQLLSEGASSLVRCEKLKPGTGLIAPGLIDVTAVEKLVDEEIFGPLLQVIRYKSFDDAIRKANDTRFGLSAGLFSDSEEQFQYFYNRIRAGIVNWNKQLTGASSAAPFGGVGASGNHRASAYYAADYCSYPVAGIEAGRLALPENLAPGLNLR; translated from the coding sequence ATGACGTCCTCGGTAATGATTGATGGCGAGTGGCAGGCCGGCAAGGGCAGCCCGTTGGTTTCACTGAACCCGGCAACTGGCGAGGTTGTCTGGGATGGGCAGGCCGCTGACGAGGCCCAGGTAGAGGCGGCTGTTTTTTCCGCGGCTAAGGCTTCTGTTTCTTGGGCAATGACCGACTTGGATGATCGGGTTGCCATCGCACGCAGATATGCTGAGTTGCTGGCTGAAAACAAGGAAAATCTGGCTACCTGCATTGCCCTGGAGACTGGAAAACCACTGTGGGAAGCGCGCACCGAAGCTGGTGCCATGATCGGGAAGATTGAAATCTCGGTGACAGCCTACAATGAGCGCACAGGTCAGCGCAGCAATGAAATGGCTGGTGGCCACGCAGTTCTGCGCCACAAACCGCATGGCGTTGTTGCTGTGTTCGGGCCTTATAATTTTCCGGGGCACCTGCCCAATGGACATATCGTACCGGCCTTGATTGCCGGCAATACTGTGGTATTCAAGCCCAGCGAACTGACTCCTTCGGTAGCTGAAGAGATGGTTCGGATGTGGCTGGAAGCCGGGTTGCCCAAAGGCGTTTTGAACCTGCTTCAGGGTGAGAAGGAAACGGGCATTGCCCTCGCTAATAACCCAGCCCTCGATGGCCTGTTTTTTACCGGAAGCTCAAATACCGGTCATGTCCTGCACCGGCAGTTTGCGGGCCATCCTGGCAAAATCCTTGCACTCGAAATGGGCGGCAATAACCCACTGATACTGGATGAAGTGGAAGATATGCAGGCCGCTGTGCACGAAACGATCCAGTCCGCGTTTATTACGTCCGGCCAGCGCTGCACCTGTGCAAGGCGCTTGATGGTGCCGGAAGGCAAATGGGGCGACCTTTTCCTGGAGGCCCTGGAGGCCTCGGTAAAGGCCATTCAGGTTGGCGGTGCTTTTGATGAACCGGCACCGTTTATGGGCAGTGTGATTTCAGAAACTGCCGCTGACGGCGTGATCGCGGCTCAGGAACAGCTGTTGTCGGAAGGGGCGTCCTCCCTGGTTCGTTGTGAGAAGCTCAAGCCCGGTACCGGCTTGATTGCGCCGGGACTCATTGATGTGACCGCTGTCGAAAAACTGGTGGACGAGGAAATTTTCGGGCCTTTGCTGCAGGTGATCCGTTATAAAAGTTTTGATGATGCTATTCGCAAGGCCAACGATACCCGCTTCGGTCTGTCAGCCGGCCTGTTCAGCGATAGTGAGGAGCAATTTCAGTATTTTTATAATCGTATTCGCGCCGGCATCGTGAACTGGAACAAGCAGTTGACGGGAGCTTCAAGTGCCGCGCCTTTCGGCGGAGTCGGTGCCAGCGGTAATCACCGTGCAAGCGCCTATTACGCCGCAGATTACTGCTCCTACCCTGTGGCGGGGATTGAGGCCGGCCGGTTGGCACTGCCTGAGAACCTGGCGCCGGGACTGAACCTCAGATAA